A window of Daucus carota subsp. sativus chromosome 2, DH1 v3.0, whole genome shotgun sequence genomic DNA:
aaaagctcggcccggctcggctcgtcagaaaaaaaattaaagctcggctcggttcggtcaaaactcggctcggctcggttcgtgaacagccctacaCAATAATACATCTTTTGTCCTAAAGCACTACGTTCTTACATTTATCCACACATTATCTCTTTAGCCAGTTTCAAATATATACTTACGTACACATCAACCACTCGTTGACGTAACGCTCCGTATGTAGCTTCAACAAGCTATGGAGGACGTACGCATCCCGATTAAATACAAACCGTAAAATTGAATTACAAAACAAGAATTACTGGTTATCACATATGACatactttaataataataaataatttgaaccTGGTCAAATTTTATCGAGTTGGAAATGGAGTCGAGCTCTTCTTACTCGAGCCCAGCCAAACTCAATTAACTTATCtatcaattttttcttttcgaACCGAAAATTTGTTAACGAGCAGTCAAGTTCGAGTTGATACCGTGTTCGAGTCGAGTCAAGCtgattgataatattttttttatctttttagtCTTTGGTTTCTTTTCTAGGGAAGCATGTTATggcaaaaatatttgaataaaaatataaattcaaaatctaacttaaatattttaattcataacaaatttgtagaattaaaaatcaaataatcatgTAGATCTTAATGACCAGCTCCGTTCATCTATTGCTCTATATAACAATATTTCGATATACTTGataatcattttaattatagtaatctaaattaaatataaaatattattttgtgagAACGTTGCTAGAGcattattttaattaacaaaacTTAGAATCAAAATATGATTAGAGAAACCTTGTATATCTTGTTCAATGTATTTCGAGTAATCTACATGGAACTTCAAATGATATCATTTCAGTTCGTCACTGTACAGTATAAATACAAACATTTCGCGGGTCCTTCTTGCCtacgtgttacgtgtcaaatgtAACACACTCAAAATAATAGTCTTCTCCTACTTGCCGTGTTAAAATTGGCCTTCGCTTTATATAAAAAGCCTCCCTTTTTACCCTCAAAGCCGTATAGCTCATTTCATTCCCCACAAAGTTTCTGCAAGATTTACCACATGGACCCCGATTATGTTATCTCCCTCTTCGATTCTTGCTGGTTCGGTAACGACAGCTTCGTCAAACATTCACCCAAATCAAATTCCGACGAGAAAaacattaatcatataaataaagaagaagGTTCAGCTCAGCCAATGTTTACAAAGCAGCCCTCGATTCTCGTCAGGTCAAAAAGTGACCAACTTAGCTCCATGACAAGCTACAATTCTGACTATGCTTCTCCAACTTCAGTGCTTGTTACACCTCATCTACAGACGATACACTCGGGAAAAGAAGTAAAAGAAGAAACGGTACAAGAAAAACGGCTAAATTCGACTGATTGTATCGGTTCCAATTTAGATACATGCCATGTAAgtgaaaatatacataaaaggtACAAGAAAAATGTTGTCGGAGGAAGAAAAAAGTTGAGTAGTATGAGTAAGAGTTTATCAGACCTGGAATTTGAAGAGTTAAAAGGGTTTATGGATTTAGGGTTTGTTTTCTCGGAAGAAGATAGGGATTCAAGTTTGGTTGATATTATTCCGGGATTACATAGACTAGGTCAGGAAAATAGTGAAGAAAATGATGAACATGTAGTTACAAGACCTTATCTTTCTGAAGCATGGGAAGTTATGGATGAAGAAAAAAGGATGTATGCATTGAATAATTGGAGAGTTCCTGCAGCTGAAGATGAGATACACATGAAAGATAGTCTCAAACGGTGGGCACATACTGTGGCATCTGCTGTTAGATGATGGAAGAACATTCGTTGGCTTTGATTTGTATTTCAGTACTGattgattctttgatttttttatagtaAAAAGATGGATTTCATTGACATAACATATTGCTTCTTTTTTGACGATCAGAGGTGATAGATATCGtaagttattttatattatgtaagGGTAAAAATGATGAAGCCTATACTGAATTATCACTGAATTTTTTGGATAATGACTAATGTTCTTGCTTAGTttataacaaaacaaataagaGAATAGCACTAAGTGATCGGGGGATAGAGCTAGGACAGCAACTGATGTTCTCGTATAAACAAGAGATCATAACGTTTTGTGGATACTTGCTTCCAAAAAATTTgaatactaaattttaaatataaatgcaaagtacatatattttaagatcTCTCTTGTCGTACCTAAAAGTATTACATATTTTCACACAGCTATGTTTGGTAATGATGTTGGGGCCAACTTTTTgccaaaaagtaaaaaaaagtttgttacATAATTTAAAAGCAGTTTTTCGAACGCCAGATTTTAGTTCACAAACATCTTTTAGAAAGAGAAAGTTAATTTTCAGTTTATTCTTGAAATTTTTACAGATTTCACAATCAAAACATACCaaaacataaatttttatattataattgagTATATAcgcaaataaaaaatttacca
This region includes:
- the LOC108207187 gene encoding uncharacterized protein LOC108207187, which translates into the protein MTSYNSDYASPTSVLVTPHLQTIHSGKEVKEETVQEKRLNSTDCIGSNLDTCHVSENIHKRYKKNVVGGRKKLSSMSKSLSDLEFEELKGFMDLGFVFSEEDRDSSLVDIIPGLHRLGQENSEENDEHVVTRPYLSEAWEVMDEEKRMYALNNWRVPAAEDEIHMKDSLKRWAHTVASAVR